GCAGTGCGGGCAGCACGGGCGGGGCGGGAAGCGGGGTTCGCCGCAGTCGGCGCAGGACTGGACGCGCAGCTCGCCCCGGGCGGCGTACTCCCAGAACGGGGCGCCGTCGGGGTCGGTGACGGGGGAGAGCATCCTTCGATCAACTCCTCAGGAGCAGCGCGGAGGTGGGGACGCCTTCGCCGGCGGTGACGAGACAGGTTGCGGCGCCGGGGACCTGGGCGGTGCTGGTGCCGCGCAGCTGTTTGACGCCCTCGTTGATGAGGTTGAAGCCGTGGACGTAGGCCTCGCTGAGCCCGCCGCCCCCGGTGTTCATCGGCAGCCGTCCGCCGATCTCCAGGGCGCCGCCCTCGGTGAACGCGCCGCCCTCGCCGCGCCCGCAGAAGCCGTAGCCCTCCAGCGAGAGCGGTATGAGCGCGGTGAACGCGTCGTAGATCTGGGCGACGTCCACATCCTGTGGAGTGAGGTCGGCGTGCTTGAACAGATGCCGGGCGGCGGTCCAGGCGGGGCCCGTGAGCGGGTCGTCGTTCCAGTAGTTGACCATGCCGTGGTGCTGGGCGGGCAGGCCCTGGGCGGCGGAGTGGACGTAGACGGGGGTGTGCCGGCAGTCGCGGGCGCGCTCGCGGCTGACGATCACGCACGCCAGGGCGCCGTCGGTCTCCAGGCAGTTGTCGAAGAGGCAGAGCGGCTCGCTGATCCAGCGGGAGGTCATGTACATCTCGCGGGTCAGGGGGCGGTCGTACATGATCGCGTCCGGGTTCTGGTTGGCCCGGTTGCGGCAGGCGAGTGCGACGTTGAACAGGTGGTCCCGGGTCGCACCGTACTCGTGCATGTAGCGCCGGGCGAGCATCGCGATCTCGTCGACGGGCCGCAGCAGGCCGTAGGGCCTGGTCCACTGGGCCGGCGTGGGCAGCTGGGCGGTGGTGTTCCGCCACGGCCGGGGGCCGCTGCCGCGCTTGCGGGACCGCCAGGCGACGCCGACCGACGCCTGGCCGGTGGCGATGGCGGTGGCCAGGTGCGCGACGGTGGCGCACGAACCGCCGCCGCCGTAGCCGACCTTGCTGAAGTAGGTGAGGTCACCGAGACCGACCGCCTTCGCCAGCTCGACCTCGTCGGTCTCCTCCATGGTGTAGGAGGCGAGGGCGTCGACCTCGCCGGGGGCGATGCCGGCGTCGTCGAGGGCGGCGAGAACGGCACGGCAGGCCAGGGTTCTCTCGTCGTCCGGGAGGTTCTTGGCGAAGGGGGTCTGTCCGATGCCGACGATCGCGGTGGCGTCCTTGAGGCCGGTGCCTGAGGTCATGCTGCGCGCACCTCCGCATGCTGAAGCGGCTGCTGACAGGGCGTCAGGCTACAGCTAATCTGACGGGTAGTCAGCTAGTGGGTCTGGAGGCTGTGGTGCGCGGTGACTTGGAGTGGGACAGCATCCCGGAACTGCTGCGGTCCGCGGCCGAGCGGTACGCGGACGTCGAGGCGGTGGTGGAGGGCCGCAGCCGGACCACGTACGCCGAACTGGGCGCCCGCGTCGAGCGCTCGGCCGCGGCCTGCATGGCGAACGGCATCGAGCCGGGCGACCGGGTCGCCATCTGGGCGCCGAACACGCTGGACTGGATCACGGCCGCGCTGGGCGCGGTGTCGGCGGGGGCGGTGCTGGTGCCGCTGAACACCCGCTTCAAGGGCGGGGAGGCGGCCGATGTGCTGCGCCGCAGCGGGGCCCGGCTGCTGTTCGTGACCGGCACGTTCCTGGGGACGTCGTACGTGGCGTCGCTGCGCCGCGCGGTCGCGGAGGGGCCCGGGCTGCCCGCCCTTGAGCAGGTGGTGGTGCTCTCGGACGACGCCCCCGCGGACTTCCGTACCTGGAAGGACTTCCTGGCGAGCGGCGACGGCGTGGACGGGGCCGAGGTGCGGGCGCGCGCGGAGGCCGTCGAGGGCTCCTGGGCCTCGGACATCGTCTTCACGTCCGGCACGACGGGCCGCCCCAAGGGCGCGGTGATCACCCACGCTCAGACGCTGCGGGCGTACGAGGTGTGGAGCGACCTTGCGGGACTGCGGCAGGGCGACCGCTATCTGATCGTGAACCCCTTCTTCCACACCTTCGGCTACAAGGCCGGGGTGATCGCCTGTCTGATGCGGGGCGCGACGATGATCCCGCAGCCGGTCTTCAACGTCGGTACGGCGCTGGCGAACATCGCGGCGGAACGGGTGTCGGTGCTGCCGGGCCCGCCGACCCTGCACCAGTCGCTCCTTGACCACCCGGCCCGCGACACGCACGACCTCTCGGCGCTGCGGCTGGTGGTCACGGGCGCCGCGGTCGTGCCCCTGCGACTGGTGGAGCGGCTGCGCGGGGAACTCGGCGTGGAGACGGTCCTGACGGCGTACGGCCTGTCGGAGGCCAGCGGCATCGTGACGATGTGCCGGCGCGGCGACGACCCGACGGTCATCGCGTCGACGTCGGGCCGCGCGATACCGGGCACGGAGGTCCGCGTCGAGGCACCGCCCGGCGAACCCGGCGAGGTGCTGGTCCGCGGCTTCAACGTCATGCGGGGCTACTACGAGGACGCGGCGGCCACGGCCGAGGTGCTCGACGAGGACGGCTGGCTGCGCACCGGGGACGTGGGCGTGCTGGACGACGGCGGCAACCTGCGCATCACCGACCGCATCAAGGACATGTTCATCGTCGGCGGCTTCAACGCCTACCCGGCGGAGATCGAGCAGCTGCTGGGCCTGCACCCCGACGTCGCGGACGTCGCGGTGATCGGCGTGCCGGACGCGCGGCTGGGGGAGGC
The DNA window shown above is from Streptomyces chartreusis and carries:
- a CDS encoding lipid-transfer protein, translating into MTSGTGLKDATAIVGIGQTPFAKNLPDDERTLACRAVLAALDDAGIAPGEVDALASYTMEETDEVELAKAVGLGDLTYFSKVGYGGGGSCATVAHLATAIATGQASVGVAWRSRKRGSGPRPWRNTTAQLPTPAQWTRPYGLLRPVDEIAMLARRYMHEYGATRDHLFNVALACRNRANQNPDAIMYDRPLTREMYMTSRWISEPLCLFDNCLETDGALACVIVSRERARDCRHTPVYVHSAAQGLPAQHHGMVNYWNDDPLTGPAWTAARHLFKHADLTPQDVDVAQIYDAFTALIPLSLEGYGFCGRGEGGAFTEGGALEIGGRLPMNTGGGGLSEAYVHGFNLINEGVKQLRGTSTAQVPGAATCLVTAGEGVPTSALLLRS
- a CDS encoding FadD3 family acyl-CoA ligase, which codes for MRGDLEWDSIPELLRSAAERYADVEAVVEGRSRTTYAELGARVERSAAACMANGIEPGDRVAIWAPNTLDWITAALGAVSAGAVLVPLNTRFKGGEAADVLRRSGARLLFVTGTFLGTSYVASLRRAVAEGPGLPALEQVVVLSDDAPADFRTWKDFLASGDGVDGAEVRARAEAVEGSWASDIVFTSGTTGRPKGAVITHAQTLRAYEVWSDLAGLRQGDRYLIVNPFFHTFGYKAGVIACLMRGATMIPQPVFNVGTALANIAAERVSVLPGPPTLHQSLLDHPARDTHDLSALRLVVTGAAVVPLRLVERLRGELGVETVLTAYGLSEASGIVTMCRRGDDPTVIASTSGRAIPGTEVRVEAPPGEPGEVLVRGFNVMRGYYEDAAATAEVLDEDGWLRTGDVGVLDDGGNLRITDRIKDMFIVGGFNAYPAEIEQLLGLHPDVADVAVIGVPDARLGEAGKAFVVRRPGSVLTGDDLIAWARREMANYKVPRAVEFVAELPRNASGKVVKGELRGRASE